The genomic segment ATCATTCATACCAAATTTTTGCTTCAAAACCACTAAATTCCCATTTTTTTCTCTGGACTTCTGTGCCTTTGAAAAGCGAAAAAATCACGATTCCCCCGCTTCGCTATTGCCATTTTGCATGTGATTTTTTTCCAGAATGGATTCAAACGAATGGATTCAAACAAGGTATAAAGCCGTTGGTACTCGCTGACGTCTCCCTGACTGCCGGAAAATTTTGCCAGATCGCAGGTGCGCAGCACTTCATCGATCATGTCAACCATATTTTTTTCCACGTCGTCCCTTTTGGACAGCGACTTCAAAATTTCATCTGTCGTCAACTCCAGCGCGTCGATTCTGTATTTTCGTTTCAAATATCTTCTTGTAATTTTAGAGAGCACATAATATCCCTGATTCAAATTGGGAGCCACAGTGTCCGCAGAGAGAGATTGGTGCAGTGTTTCCAGAAATTCTTCTTCCAAAGACTTTACCGGAACGTAAAACTGTTTTCGTTTTCGCTTCTCTAACTTTTTTTTGACAAAAGAAGCAACGCCGCCTCCGACCACAATTGGCAAAGCCACAGCAAGCAGCCAGAACAATAAACCGCGTCCGGAATTCGGCTCCGGTTCCGACTCCACGACTTCCACGTTGATGCGATTGGTCGTCAGCGAATGGCCTTCGCCGGTCGTGCTGTCGATATATTTCACTATCACGCCTTCGATGTAAGCCATGCCCAACGTTTTGGGTTTGAGGATAAATTCGTAAGTCCGAGCGGCTTTTGCGACGCCGCCTTCTGAAGTGCGAAA from the Calditrichota bacterium genome contains:
- a CDS encoding protein BatD, coding for MKKIASALSIIFLLLLFMAFFNFSAQAQDSTAATVSSEIRITSTVDRKQVPLNRTLKLTVRVEWSGDVSRYQISELEDPILNNLEIYSTSSADFRTSEGGVAKAARTYEFILKPKTLGMAYIEGVIVKYIDSTTGEGHSLTTNRINVEVVESEPEPNSGRGLLFWLLAVALPIVVGGGVASFVKKKLEKRKRKQFYVPVKSLEEEFLETLHQSLSADTVAPNLNQGYYVLSKITRRYLKRKYRIDALELTTDEILKSLSKRDDVEKNMVDMIDEVLRTCDLAKFSGSQGDVSEYQRLYTLFESIRLNPFWKKITCKMAIAKRGNRDFFAFQRHRSPEKKMGI